In Triticum urartu cultivar G1812 chromosome 6, Tu2.1, whole genome shotgun sequence, the following proteins share a genomic window:
- the LOC125514797 gene encoding 1-aminocyclopropane-1-carboxylate oxidase 3-like, which produces MAIPADAAVSLNFPVINMEKLETGERGAAMEVIRDACENWGFFELLNHGVSHELMDEVERVSKANYTACREGQFKEFAARTLEAGDKGADVKDVDWESTFFVRHLPASNLADLPDLDHHYRQLIKEFASEIEKLAEKVLDLLCENLGLEQGYLKRAFAGSRGPTFGTKVSSYPPCPRPDLVDGLRAHTDAGGVILLFQDDQVSGLQLLKDGAWVEVPPMRHAIVVNIGDQLEVITNGRYKSVMHRVLTRADGNRMSIASFYNPGADAVIFPAPALVAAAGATEKNEGEEGGAVYPKFVFEDYMNLYVRHKFEAKEPRFKAMKADAAPIATA; this is translated from the exons ATGGCAATTCCTGCTGATGCTGCTGTCTCGTTGAACTTCCCGGTGATCAACATGGAGAAGCTTGAGACCGGGGAGAGGGGCGCGGCCATGGAGGTCATCCGCGACGCCTGCGAGAACTGGGGATTCTTCGAG CTGCTGAACCATGGCGTCTCGCACGAGCTGATGGACGAGGTGGAGCGGGTGAGCAAGGCGAACTACACGGCGTGCCGAGAGGGGCAGTTCAAGGAGTTTGCGGCGCGGACGCTGGAGGCCGGCGATAAGGGCGCCGACGTGAAGGACGTGGACTGGGAGAGCACCTTCTTCGTCCGCCACCTCCCCGCCTCCAACCTTGCCGACCTGCCCGACCTCGACCACCACTACAG GCAACTGATCAAGGAATTCGCGTCGGAGATCGAGAAGCTGGCAGAGAAGGTGCTGGACCTGCTGTGCGAGAACCTGGGTCTGGAGCAGGGCTACCTGAAGCGGGCGTTCGCCGGGTCCAGGGGCCCGACGTTCGGCACCAAGGTGAGCAGCTACCCACCGTGCCCACGCCCCGACCTGGTTGACGGCCTCCGCGCGCACACCGACGCCGGCGGCGTCATCCTGCTGTTCCAGGACGACCAGGTGAGCGGGCTGCAGCTCCTTAAGGACGGGGCCTGGGTTGAGGTGCCGCCCATGCGCCACGCCATCGTCGTCAATATCGGCGACCAGCTGGAGGTGATCACCAACGGGCGGTACAAGAGCGTGATGCACCGCGTGCTCACCCGCGCCGACGGCAACCGCATGTCCATCGCGTCATTCTACAACCCCGGGGCCGACGCCGTCATCTTCCCGGCCCCGGCGCTtgtggccgctgccggcgccaCGGAGAAGAACGAGGGCGAGGAGGGCGGCGCAGTGTACCCGAAGTTCGTGTTCGAGGACTACATGAACCTGTACGTGCGCCACAAGTTCGAGGCCAAGGAGCCACGGTTCAAGGCCATGAAGGCAGACGCCGCGCCCATCGCCACCGCGTGA